The genomic window GTATTTCGCTTTGGTCAGTATCTGAATCGGAGCAAAAGAAAAAGGACGGTTTTTGAAGCGCGTCCTTTCAATCCGGAAAATATCAAGCGGTCACGGAGCCGTTCCCCCGCCTTGGGATGGAGCCGGCTTCACCCGAAGAAATCGCAAGGTGAATCTTCACACACCGAAGCGTCGGTCTTAGCGCCCTTCTTGCCCGCTCTCTTGCCCGACCCCCTTCTTTCGGCTCCATCCCAATACTCGCCGTCGCTTAAGATCACTCCGGTGCCCCGGGCGACATCAATGATGGAAACCTTGCGTCTGTCACCCGCCGTCGCGGGCGTTTCTTTCGGATAAAGCAACATTGCCGGGCCCTCCGTTGAACTTCTCCACCTATATTATGCGCCCTTTTGGTTTAAAACGCCAAATAGCCGGATATGGACTTATGATAAATGCTATATATATCAGATAGTTACCCGCCAGCCTTGGCCGGATGCGAAAATTGGTACACCCCCAGCGACCCTATCACCAAAAGACCCGCCGCAACGCTTCCCAAATTGGGGATTTCGCCCATGAAAGCCACCCCGTAAACGAAGGCGAAAACCGGGATTAACAGCTTGAACGCCGCCGCGTCCGCCGCGCCGATCCGCCCCATACCGCCGTTGAACATAAGGGCGGGAGCGCCGGCGCATACTGTCCCGAAAAAGAGCGCCAGTCCAGTCTGCTCCATCGAGTGGAACTTCAACCTGCCTGTCAAAAGCACTATCGCAAGCGACGTGATGAAGGCTATCCAGAAGGACCACCGGGTGATGACCGCGCCTCCCGCCTCCATCACCGGCCTTTCTATCACCACCGTCATGATTGCGATCAGCGCCGCCGAGATCGTCAGCAGGATCACCCCCACCGCCTCTCCGGCGAAAACGCCCCGCTCCAGGCTGATCCACACCACCCCGAGAAAACCGGCCGCCAAAGCCGCGGCCTGCGGCGCCGAAAACCTTTTGCGCCCCATAAACCATGTCATCACGGCCACCATCAGCGCGTTTGAAATCACGATTACGGCGGCCAACGAAGGTGATATCACCTTGGCGCCTTCCATTATCATGATGCAAGTGACTGCGGAGCCCGCGCCATTTATAATCACGGGCCACAGGTGTTTCTTACGCAGTTTTCCGCCGCGCCTGCCG from Nitrospinota bacterium includes these protein-coding regions:
- a CDS encoding DMT family transporter, whose amino-acid sequence is MEPTEQRKPLALNSAHAALVTAAALFAAGYPLARAVDPAAGMDMMVTQGMLFGAITLELLGRRGGKLRKKHLWPVIINGAGSAVTCIMIMEGAKVISPSLAAVIVISNALMVAVMTWFMGRKRFSAPQAAALAAGFLGVVWISLERGVFAGEAVGVILLTISAALIAIMTVVIERPVMEAGGAVITRWSFWIAFITSLAIVLLTGRLKFHSMEQTGLALFFGTVCAGAPALMFNGGMGRIGAADAAAFKLLIPVFAFVYGVAFMGEIPNLGSVAAGLLVIGSLGVYQFSHPAKAGG